The following proteins come from a genomic window of Cronobacter muytjensii ATCC 51329:
- a CDS encoding aldo/keto reductase has protein sequence MPYLANPARYEQMEYRFCGRSGLRLPALSLGLWHSFGHVAALESQRELLRKAFDLGITHFDLANNYGPPPGSAEENFGRLLKTDFAPYRDELIISTKAGYDMWPGPYGSGGSRKYLLASLDQSLTRMGLDYVDIFYSHRVDENTPMEETAAALAQAVQSGKALYVGISSYSPERTEKMAQLLREWKIPLLIHQPSYNLLNRWVDKSGLLDTLEQNGVGCIAFTPLAQGLLTGKYLNGIPEGSRMQREGKKVRGLTENMLTEANLNSLKLLNEMAQSRGQSMAQMALSWLLKDNRVTSVLIGASRPQQLEENVQALANTHFTPQELETIDKHVADGELNLWQASSDK, from the coding sequence ATGCCGTACCTTGCCAACCCCGCCCGTTACGAACAGATGGAATATCGCTTCTGCGGCCGCAGCGGTCTACGCCTGCCGGCGCTCTCGCTCGGCCTGTGGCACAGCTTCGGCCATGTCGCCGCTCTGGAGTCGCAGCGCGAACTGCTGCGCAAAGCGTTTGACCTCGGCATTACGCATTTTGATCTCGCTAATAACTACGGGCCGCCGCCGGGCAGCGCCGAAGAGAACTTTGGCCGCCTGCTCAAAACCGATTTCGCGCCCTATCGCGACGAGCTGATTATCTCCACGAAAGCGGGTTACGACATGTGGCCAGGCCCCTACGGCAGCGGCGGTTCACGCAAATATCTGCTGGCGAGTCTCGATCAGAGCCTGACGCGTATGGGGCTGGATTACGTCGATATTTTCTATTCGCACCGCGTTGATGAAAACACGCCGATGGAAGAGACCGCCGCCGCGCTGGCTCAGGCGGTACAGAGCGGCAAAGCGCTCTATGTCGGCATTTCGTCCTATTCGCCAGAGCGCACCGAAAAAATGGCGCAGCTACTGCGCGAGTGGAAAATCCCGCTGTTAATCCATCAGCCGTCTTATAACCTGCTAAACCGCTGGGTCGATAAAAGCGGCCTGCTGGACACGCTTGAGCAGAACGGCGTCGGCTGTATCGCCTTTACGCCGCTGGCGCAGGGGCTGCTGACCGGCAAATACCTCAACGGTATTCCGGAAGGCTCGCGTATGCAGCGTGAAGGGAAAAAGGTGCGCGGCCTGACGGAAAATATGCTGACCGAGGCGAATCTCAATAGCCTGAAGCTGTTAAACGAGATGGCGCAAAGCCGCGGACAGAGCATGGCGCAGATGGCGCTAAGCTGGCTGCTTAAGGATAATCGCGTGACGTCAGTGTTAATTGGCGCGAGCCGCCCGCAGCAACTGGAAGAGAACGTGCAGGCGCTGGCGAATACCCATTTTACGCCGCAGGAGCTGGAGACGATTGATAAACATGTCGCCGATGGCGAACTGAATCTCTGGCAGGCGTCGTCCGACAAATAA